One Edaphobacter lichenicola DNA window includes the following coding sequences:
- a CDS encoding energy transducer TonB gives MTATKLSVITFLIGFTVQTALANPALAFAQQAPPAASSAESKKPDPQANPKQSLPNPDFFGIYHAGDGVTPPKLIFSVEPEFSEKARKKKIHGNCLVSLIVRTDGTTTDIHVTKSAADAVSMKEREAALTLDENAVKVVAQYRFTPATYRGTPVPYRMTVEVNYQIF, from the coding sequence ATGACCGCTACCAAGCTCAGCGTCATAACCTTCCTCATCGGATTCACAGTCCAAACCGCCCTCGCAAATCCAGCTTTGGCCTTCGCGCAACAAGCTCCACCCGCCGCATCGTCCGCGGAGAGCAAGAAACCGGACCCACAAGCAAATCCCAAACAGTCGCTCCCCAATCCAGACTTCTTCGGCATCTATCACGCTGGAGACGGAGTTACGCCTCCGAAGCTCATCTTCTCCGTCGAGCCAGAATTCTCCGAAAAAGCGAGAAAGAAAAAGATTCATGGCAACTGCCTCGTCTCGCTCATCGTCCGCACCGACGGCACCACTACCGACATACACGTTACGAAGTCGGCCGCTGATGCCGTATCCATGAAGGAACGAGAAGCAGCCCTCACCCTCGACGAAAATGCTGTCAAAGTCGTAGCGCAGTATCGGTTCACTCCCGCAACCTACCGCGGCACACCTGTTCCGTATCGGATGACCGTCGAAGTGAACTACCAGATCTTCTAG
- a CDS encoding rhodanese-like domain-containing protein — protein sequence MYLIAICVVGFLVLLFGFLRIRQLRRRRELEEHSIEADALYDLLEKNSEILLFDVRQPLDLLAHSEIIPGAKRIPPKEVLEQATLIPKEKDSVIYCTCVSQSTSRMILERALALNFTKIKFLKGGLDAWKAKGYPVERYTTPFHLDTA from the coding sequence ATGTATCTGATTGCGATTTGCGTGGTTGGGTTCCTGGTTCTGCTGTTCGGCTTCCTGCGGATCAGGCAGCTGCGGCGGAGGCGTGAACTGGAGGAGCACAGCATCGAAGCGGATGCGCTTTACGATCTGCTCGAAAAGAATTCGGAGATTCTGCTGTTCGATGTTCGTCAGCCGCTTGATCTGCTGGCGCACTCGGAGATTATTCCTGGAGCGAAGAGGATCCCGCCGAAGGAGGTGCTGGAGCAGGCTACGCTGATTCCGAAGGAAAAAGACTCGGTGATCTACTGCACCTGCGTGAGCCAGAGCACGAGCCGGATGATCCTTGAGAGAGCTTTGGCGCTGAACTTTACGAAGATCAAATTTTTGAAGGGCGGGCTGGATGCGTGGAAGGCGAAGGGGTATCCGGTGGAGAGATACACTACTCCGTTTCATCTTGATACGGCTTGA
- a CDS encoding S10 family peptidase — protein MKVFKLLVVPRIPCLVVAMGLMVGAVVPVFSQAKAAGDADAKKEEASVPVPAETSSVTKHEWAAGGRMVHYTATAGNLLIRDDQDKANGSIFYVAYTEDGVEAKSRPVTFFYNGGPGAATIWLHMGSFGPVRVVTQSPETTGPAPFEWVQNQYSLLDKSDLVFIDAPLTGYSRAVGKGTVKDFAGTDQDILAFKKFIVRYITANQRWNSPKFLFGESYGTTRSAGLVSALQNDGIEFNGVTLLSSILNYNRRSPGLDYEAIGYVPSFAAIAYHYHKVKTSLSMAEWVEQARVFARGPYAEALQKGDKLPAAEFDAMAVKLAAITGLSVEYVKEAKLRISASRFRKELLRGEERTLGRYDARFMGWDVDSAGENPGYDPSDTGISGVYVGAFHEYLQKELKYLSQEPYYTSGPGLNENWDFKHKAPGGGPGRAGEQLAPDVAVDLADAMRKNPRLRVFSANGYFDLATPFFSTEYDLSHMDLPEKLVNNVQFGYYPAGHMVYLNVDALKEMKADMARFYALAQQR, from the coding sequence GTGAAGGTGTTCAAGTTACTTGTGGTACCTCGCATACCATGCCTTGTTGTTGCGATGGGTTTGATGGTGGGTGCGGTTGTGCCCGTGTTCTCGCAGGCGAAGGCGGCGGGCGATGCGGACGCTAAGAAGGAAGAGGCGAGCGTGCCTGTTCCTGCAGAGACGAGCTCGGTGACCAAGCATGAGTGGGCTGCGGGCGGGCGGATGGTTCACTACACTGCGACCGCGGGAAATCTGCTGATACGGGACGATCAGGATAAGGCGAATGGAAGCATCTTCTATGTGGCGTACACGGAGGATGGGGTCGAGGCGAAGAGCCGGCCGGTGACGTTTTTCTATAACGGTGGGCCGGGAGCGGCGACGATCTGGCTGCACATGGGATCGTTTGGGCCGGTGCGCGTGGTGACGCAGAGCCCGGAGACAACGGGGCCGGCGCCGTTTGAGTGGGTGCAGAACCAGTACAGCCTGCTGGATAAGAGCGACCTGGTGTTTATCGATGCGCCGCTGACCGGATACTCGCGCGCGGTGGGCAAGGGGACGGTGAAGGATTTTGCCGGGACCGATCAGGACATTCTTGCGTTCAAGAAGTTTATTGTGCGGTACATTACGGCGAATCAGCGGTGGAACTCGCCGAAGTTTTTGTTTGGTGAGTCGTATGGAACGACGCGATCGGCTGGGCTGGTGAGTGCGCTGCAGAACGATGGGATCGAGTTCAACGGGGTGACGCTGCTGTCTTCGATTCTGAACTACAACAGGCGTAGCCCTGGGCTGGACTATGAGGCGATTGGGTATGTGCCTTCGTTCGCGGCGATTGCGTATCACTACCACAAGGTGAAGACGAGTTTGAGTATGGCTGAGTGGGTGGAGCAGGCTAGAGTCTTTGCGCGCGGGCCTTATGCGGAGGCTTTGCAGAAGGGAGATAAGCTGCCGGCTGCGGAGTTCGATGCGATGGCAGTGAAGCTGGCGGCGATCACCGGGTTGAGCGTGGAGTATGTGAAGGAGGCGAAGCTTCGGATTTCGGCGAGCCGGTTTCGCAAGGAGCTGCTGCGTGGGGAGGAGCGGACGCTGGGGCGATACGATGCGCGGTTTATGGGGTGGGATGTGGACTCGGCGGGGGAGAATCCGGGGTACGACCCTTCGGATACGGGGATTAGCGGGGTGTATGTCGGGGCGTTTCATGAGTACCTTCAGAAGGAGTTGAAGTATCTGAGCCAGGAGCCTTACTACACCTCGGGGCCGGGGCTGAATGAGAACTGGGACTTCAAGCACAAGGCTCCGGGTGGCGGGCCGGGGAGGGCTGGGGAGCAGTTGGCTCCGGATGTGGCGGTAGATCTGGCGGATGCGATGCGTAAGAATCCCAGGCTGAGGGTGTTCTCGGCCAATGGGTACTTTGACCTGGCTACGCCCTTCTTTTCAACGGAGTACGACCTGAGTCACATGGATCTGCCGGAGAAGCTGGTAAATAATGTGCAGTTTGGCTACTATCCGGCGGGGCACATGGTGTATTTGAATGTGGATGCGTTGAAGGAGATGAAGGCGGATATGGCGAGGTTCTACGCTCTGGCTCAGCAGCGCTAA
- a CDS encoding serine hydrolase, whose amino-acid sequence MLNSRREFLVKSAAAVGTMQLAGPAMAVEASSDAILSLFKGLPGEVAVKIYAPAAGGKPEFLVESNSAKTLFAGSAIKTFILCEALRQVDAPEVVQTLKAQQLSLDASVWSLDSTMFNPPNLIGKVSERTALEAMIMHSDNTGTDMCLKHVGPERVREFVASAGLKSCVIPESTRSLFGYLLGAKDYKSFSWEELGAAANESMVNLPMNDVQTMACSADDFVSYYSRAMQGSFFKNKETLNEFRRILSLGDAIWLLPLPLGVSAFCKGGSIDVAGFHALCAPGAMLFDERWVYFCLTINWEAKAVSDPATAGAFASAASHALSLVKEKLSA is encoded by the coding sequence ATGTTGAATTCGCGGCGGGAGTTTTTGGTGAAGAGTGCAGCAGCGGTTGGAACGATGCAACTGGCGGGGCCTGCGATGGCTGTGGAGGCTTCATCGGATGCGATTCTCTCTCTGTTCAAGGGGCTTCCGGGAGAGGTTGCGGTGAAGATCTATGCGCCGGCGGCGGGTGGGAAGCCGGAGTTTCTGGTGGAGTCGAACTCTGCGAAGACGTTGTTTGCGGGGAGCGCGATTAAAACTTTCATTCTGTGCGAGGCGTTGCGGCAGGTGGATGCGCCGGAGGTGGTGCAGACGTTGAAGGCTCAACAGCTGAGTCTGGATGCGAGTGTGTGGTCGTTGGATAGCACGATGTTCAATCCGCCGAACCTGATTGGGAAGGTCTCGGAGAGGACTGCGCTGGAGGCAATGATCATGCATAGCGACAACACGGGAACAGATATGTGTTTGAAGCATGTTGGCCCGGAGAGGGTTCGGGAGTTTGTTGCTTCGGCGGGATTGAAGAGCTGCGTGATTCCTGAGAGCACGCGGTCGCTCTTCGGATATCTGCTGGGGGCTAAGGACTACAAGAGTTTTAGCTGGGAGGAGTTGGGAGCGGCGGCGAATGAGTCGATGGTGAACCTGCCGATGAATGATGTGCAGACGATGGCTTGCTCGGCCGATGATTTTGTGTCGTACTACTCGCGAGCGATGCAGGGGAGTTTTTTCAAGAACAAGGAGACGCTGAATGAGTTTCGCAGGATTCTTTCTTTGGGGGACGCGATCTGGCTGCTGCCGCTACCGCTGGGAGTGAGCGCGTTCTGCAAGGGTGGGAGCATCGACGTTGCGGGGTTTCATGCACTGTGCGCGCCGGGGGCGATGTTGTTTGACGAACGGTGGGTGTACTTCTGCCTGACGATCAACTGGGAGGCGAAGGCTGTGTCTGACCCTGCTACGGCGGGGGCCTTCGCATCTGCTGCCAGCCACGCACTTTCTCTGGTGAAGGAGAAGCTTTCGGCTTGA
- the ribB gene encoding 3,4-dihydroxy-2-butanone-4-phosphate synthase encodes MFADVAEAVAEIKAGRMVIVVDDEDRENEGDLTLAAEFVTPEAINFMAKYGRGLICLTLTEERADYLRLGPMTQENTSRFGTAFTESIEAREGVTTGISAADRAHTIKVAIDPRSTAHDLARPGHVFPLRARKGGVLVRAGQTEASVDLARMAGLVTAGVICEIMNDDGTMARVPDLVKFCAEHGLLMVTVADLIRYRLQNERYIHRVAESVMPTAHGEFRMIAYESEVDGGESHIALVFGDVSGKEPVPVRVHTHCLAGDVFATTLCDCRAVVEESLKMIAEAGKGALVYLHNGSAGFGVDKGVTPARIVLHREQRAREGSEDRAHRTLRQVGLGGQILSDLGIHKIRLLTNTPTHVPALQGFGIEIVEQVPVSIETVRR; translated from the coding sequence ATGTTTGCTGACGTGGCAGAGGCAGTAGCGGAGATCAAGGCGGGCCGGATGGTGATCGTGGTGGATGACGAGGACCGCGAGAACGAGGGCGACCTGACGCTGGCTGCGGAGTTTGTCACGCCGGAGGCGATCAACTTTATGGCGAAGTATGGCCGTGGATTGATCTGCCTGACGCTGACTGAGGAGCGTGCGGACTATCTGCGGCTGGGGCCGATGACGCAGGAGAATACGTCGCGGTTCGGGACTGCGTTTACGGAGAGCATCGAGGCGCGCGAGGGCGTGACGACGGGGATTTCGGCTGCGGACAGGGCGCATACGATCAAGGTGGCGATCGATCCGCGTTCGACGGCGCATGATCTGGCGCGGCCGGGGCATGTGTTTCCGCTGCGGGCGCGCAAGGGTGGCGTGCTGGTGCGGGCCGGGCAGACGGAGGCTTCGGTGGATCTGGCGCGGATGGCCGGGCTGGTGACTGCCGGTGTGATCTGCGAGATTATGAACGACGATGGCACGATGGCGCGGGTGCCGGATCTGGTGAAGTTCTGCGCGGAGCATGGGCTGTTGATGGTGACGGTGGCGGATTTGATACGTTACCGGTTACAGAATGAGCGGTACATCCATCGGGTGGCGGAGTCGGTGATGCCTACGGCGCATGGGGAGTTTCGCATGATCGCCTATGAGAGCGAGGTGGATGGTGGGGAGTCGCATATTGCGCTGGTGTTTGGCGATGTGAGCGGCAAGGAGCCGGTGCCGGTGCGGGTGCATACGCACTGTCTGGCGGGAGATGTTTTTGCTACGACGCTGTGCGATTGCAGGGCGGTGGTGGAGGAGTCCTTGAAGATGATTGCGGAGGCGGGCAAGGGAGCGCTGGTGTATCTGCACAATGGCAGCGCGGGTTTTGGCGTGGACAAGGGAGTTACGCCGGCGCGGATTGTGCTGCATCGGGAGCAGCGGGCTCGGGAGGGAAGCGAGGATCGGGCGCATAGAACGCTGCGGCAGGTTGGGTTGGGCGGGCAGATTCTGTCGGATCTGGGGATTCACAAGATTCGGCTGCTGACCAATACGCCGACGCATGTACCGGCGTTGCAGGGATTCGGGATCGAGATTGTGGAGCAGGTTCCGGTGTCGATCGAGACGGTTCGGCGGTAG